A genomic region of Aeropyrum pernix K1 contains the following coding sequences:
- a CDS encoding Snf7 family protein, producing the protein MGLESWAKKWNPPESTTETVGQKLRNFISPPPPIRNQIIQAVYRIQGQISKLDYSLAKLQSYDKMLFEKVVNSLVEGDKSKATMYANELAEVRKMAKVIITVRYALERVRLRLETAMVFGDVNATLAPAIVALKQVAGHLKGMMPDVFTELMEVDESLQAAMMQMTAHVPIALDNAYVSEEASKILKDASIVAEQRLKEHFPDLPSFEKVAAQGERTSEGNGK; encoded by the coding sequence ATGGGCTTGGAAAGCTGGGCTAAAAAGTGGAATCCGCCGGAGTCTACAACCGAGACCGTCGGCCAGAAGCTGAGGAACTTCATAAGCCCTCCGCCGCCCATAAGAAACCAGATAATACAGGCTGTCTACAGGATACAGGGGCAGATAAGCAAGCTTGACTACAGCCTAGCAAAGCTGCAGAGCTATGACAAGATGCTGTTTGAGAAGGTGGTTAACTCCCTGGTTGAGGGTGATAAGAGCAAGGCTACAATGTATGCCAACGAGCTAGCCGAAGTCAGGAAGATGGCCAAGGTTATAATAACAGTAAGGTACGCTCTCGAGAGGGTGAGGCTAAGGCTAGAGACTGCCATGGTGTTTGGAGATGTAAATGCGACTCTAGCCCCAGCCATAGTGGCCCTGAAACAGGTTGCGGGCCATCTGAAGGGCATGATGCCTGACGTGTTCACAGAACTAATGGAAGTGGACGAAAGCCTCCAGGCAGCCATGATGCAGATGACCGCCCACGTACCCATAGCGCTAGACAATGCCTACGTCTCAGAGGAGGCGAGCAAGATACTGAAGGACGCCAGCATAGTGGCCGAGCAGAGGCTGAAGGAGCACTTCCCAGACCTGCCATCCTTCGAGAAGGTGGCAGCTCAGGGAGAGAGGACCTCGGAGGGCAACGGCAAGTAA
- a CDS encoding electron transfer flavoprotein subunit beta/FixA family protein, with product MPDIAVLVKASLNPDMARIGPDDSVDLNSIPLKISDIDRNAVEEAVKLKEKLGGKLYAVSVLTWGPVKLRNKDLRLAVQEALAKGVDEAIVVADDELTPGDQTTTAKAIKAALEKHGVKPELILAGEATIDEVTSQVPGRLASLLGYKYLSFVRKLDVDNGRIIAERDLEDYIEVVEASLPAVVSVTQEINEPRPPTLLQIRRAARKPVKEYSASELENVGKPVRRIVQIRGVQVKRKQQIIEGDNLEEIAEKLIEALAREGVLKL from the coding sequence TTGCCGGATATCGCTGTTCTCGTTAAGGCTAGTCTCAACCCAGACATGGCCCGGATAGGGCCTGACGATAGTGTAGATCTCAACTCCATACCCCTCAAGATTTCTGATATTGATAGAAACGCTGTTGAAGAGGCTGTTAAGCTGAAGGAGAAGCTTGGCGGTAAGCTATATGCAGTCTCCGTCCTAACATGGGGGCCTGTGAAGCTTAGGAATAAGGACCTGAGGCTGGCAGTCCAGGAGGCCCTGGCTAAGGGTGTTGACGAGGCTATAGTAGTTGCTGACGATGAATTAACTCCAGGCGACCAGACTACAACAGCCAAAGCTATCAAAGCAGCGCTGGAAAAGCATGGGGTGAAGCCCGAGCTAATACTGGCAGGAGAGGCTACCATAGACGAGGTTACAAGCCAGGTCCCTGGCAGGCTGGCCTCCCTACTAGGATATAAGTATCTGAGCTTCGTGAGAAAGTTAGACGTCGACAACGGCAGGATAATCGCAGAAAGAGATCTGGAAGACTATATCGAGGTCGTGGAGGCAAGTCTCCCCGCCGTAGTGAGTGTGACCCAGGAGATAAACGAGCCAAGGCCTCCAACACTCCTGCAGATAAGGAGGGCCGCAAGGAAACCGGTAAAGGAGTATAGCGCTTCTGAGCTTGAGAATGTAGGGAAACCTGTGAGGCGTATAGTACAGATTAGGGGAGTCCAGGTTAAGAGGAAGCAGCAAATAATTGAGGGCGATAATCTTGAAGAGATCGCGGAGAAGCTGATTGAAGCGTTAGCCAGAGAAGGTGTTCTAAAGCTCTAG
- a CDS encoding electron transfer flavoprotein subunit alpha/FixB family protein, translated as MKVLAVAYDPRDFGELATGVRDSLGDAELVFLAVHKAAEEPGKASGYSEKVFVSRTSSPESIALLLEKLISEEKPDIIVGEAYKNLRDALSRVAGKLDLPMATDVSSFSVENGKVKFRKGFLSEKAVMEAEIPKPAVILFLTRFTKPKEISPESQARIVELEPPQGETKVVETRPKEMGGANLEEAEIIVGVGRGFKSKEDLKLAFELAELLNAQIGCTRPIAADLKWLSEDHWIGISGKRVAPKLYLAIGISGSPQHMSGVQNAKIIVAVNKDKNAPIFKQADYGVVADLYQFIPVLIKKLRERKSN; from the coding sequence GTGAAGGTCTTGGCCGTTGCGTACGATCCACGGGACTTTGGCGAGCTTGCTACAGGTGTAAGGGATAGCCTTGGCGACGCCGAGCTGGTTTTCCTTGCAGTCCACAAGGCAGCCGAAGAGCCGGGCAAGGCTTCGGGATACTCAGAAAAGGTCTTTGTATCGAGGACCTCCAGCCCTGAGAGCATAGCACTCCTCCTAGAGAAGCTGATTTCAGAGGAGAAGCCTGACATCATAGTTGGAGAGGCTTATAAGAATCTTCGTGACGCCCTTTCCAGGGTCGCTGGCAAACTCGACCTCCCTATGGCAACCGATGTGTCTTCCTTTAGTGTGGAGAATGGGAAAGTGAAGTTCAGGAAGGGATTTCTAAGCGAGAAGGCCGTCATGGAGGCTGAGATACCAAAGCCAGCTGTCATACTTTTCCTAACGCGGTTCACTAAACCCAAGGAGATTAGTCCTGAAAGTCAGGCTAGGATCGTTGAACTAGAACCTCCTCAGGGTGAGACGAAGGTAGTTGAAACAAGGCCCAAAGAGATGGGAGGCGCGAACCTAGAGGAGGCTGAAATAATAGTGGGAGTCGGTAGGGGCTTCAAGTCTAAGGAGGACCTGAAGCTAGCCTTCGAGCTTGCGGAGCTTCTAAACGCACAGATAGGCTGTACAAGGCCCATAGCGGCAGATCTAAAGTGGTTATCTGAGGATCACTGGATAGGCATAAGCGGTAAGAGGGTGGCTCCCAAACTCTATCTAGCAATAGGAATAAGCGGGAGTCCCCAGCACATGTCTGGAGTGCAGAACGCCAAGATTATCGTAGCTGTTAACAAGGATAAGAACGCTCCAATATTTAAGCAGGCGGACTATGGGGTTGTCGCCGACCTTTACCAGTTTATACCAGTTCTCATCAAGAAGCTTAGAGAGAGAAAGAGTAACTAG
- a CDS encoding class I SAM-dependent rRNA methyltransferase, translated as MATGVGAAKAARGSSIIYRKWVRGTGGLISGDLVEVIDRNGSEIACGLWEENTPVAVRIIHWGKCLERSPEEALERALEAAYKARVRSKWAVEFDSYRLINSDGDRLSGLIADVYKDVAVVQSSSPAIDRHISYISQAIRKFTGVTHVYEKSVQRSRLDIGLEPRRRWLMGRRKEVVIEEGQARFIVDVERGQKTGFFLDQRVNRLELARVAGPGDSVLDVFSYTGGFGIHALLSGASKAVFIEEDAHAVKLLRKNLRLNGIQENKALILNTSIWKAIQAGEPRESFDIVTVDPPAFIQKPGQEAKKRGFRAYKSSYLFALERAAGNSIVYLSSCSYFLSREEFITLVTEVASALEKEYRILGDVRGASPDHVYRGEEYLSYLKGAFIHIDPSVT; from the coding sequence TTGGCCACCGGCGTTGGCGCTGCCAAAGCAGCCAGGGGGTCAAGCATAATATATAGGAAGTGGGTAAGGGGTACTGGGGGTCTTATAAGCGGCGATCTAGTCGAGGTTATTGACAGGAACGGTAGTGAAATAGCCTGCGGCCTTTGGGAGGAAAACACGCCTGTCGCCGTGAGGATAATTCATTGGGGCAAGTGTCTCGAGAGATCCCCGGAGGAGGCCTTAGAGCGGGCGCTTGAGGCAGCCTACAAGGCTAGGGTTAGAAGCAAATGGGCCGTTGAGTTCGATAGCTACAGGCTCATCAACAGTGATGGAGACAGGCTCTCAGGGCTTATAGCTGATGTGTATAAGGACGTTGCAGTGGTCCAATCCAGCAGCCCAGCTATAGACAGACACATCAGCTACATATCACAAGCTATACGAAAGTTCACAGGAGTTACCCACGTGTATGAGAAGAGTGTCCAAAGAAGCAGGCTCGACATAGGCTTGGAGCCCAGGAGGAGGTGGCTGATGGGCAGGAGGAAGGAGGTAGTTATCGAGGAGGGGCAAGCCAGGTTCATCGTGGACGTTGAGAGAGGCCAGAAAACCGGGTTCTTCCTAGACCAGAGGGTAAACAGGCTAGAGCTTGCTAGAGTAGCGGGCCCAGGCGACTCGGTTTTAGACGTGTTCTCCTACACGGGAGGTTTCGGTATTCACGCGCTCCTCTCCGGCGCTTCCAAGGCTGTATTCATCGAGGAGGACGCGCACGCCGTTAAACTTCTCCGCAAAAACCTTAGACTCAACGGAATTCAAGAGAATAAAGCGCTAATACTCAACACTAGCATATGGAAGGCTATACAGGCAGGAGAGCCCAGAGAGTCCTTCGATATAGTGACTGTCGACCCGCCCGCCTTCATCCAGAAGCCTGGACAAGAGGCTAAGAAGAGGGGTTTTAGGGCATACAAGTCCTCCTACCTTTTCGCCCTTGAGCGGGCCGCAGGAAACAGTATCGTGTATCTAAGCAGCTGCAGCTACTTCCTGTCCAGGGAAGAGTTCATAACTCTCGTTACTGAAGTCGCATCCGCGCTCGAAAAAGAATATAGGATCCTAGGGGACGTTAGAGGAGCCTCGCCAGACCATGTCTACCGAGGGGAAGAGTATCTTAGCTACCTGAAGGGAGCGTTTATACATATAGATCCTAGTGTGACTTAA
- a CDS encoding metal-dependent transcriptional regulator: MSRGRADTAGDCSKNGRRSRILHYLMAIYLLNGLPGGEYARFIKIARLLDVSPSTVSIMTRRLQMKGLVELIPNMGVRLTEQGLKILSNYLWKSAILEVLLARAGVDIDNCRGMGLRMAEGLSDEDAWILYKVLGEPKYCPHKKPIIPPDEINAENARQIALCCGISILQIPNNRLQPPS; encoded by the coding sequence ATGAGTCGAGGAAGGGCGGACACCGCAGGGGACTGCAGTAAGAATGGCAGAAGGTCGCGAATCCTGCATTATCTAATGGCAATCTACCTTCTTAACGGCCTTCCTGGGGGCGAGTATGCAAGATTCATTAAGATAGCAAGGCTTCTGGATGTGTCCCCCTCAACAGTAAGCATAATGACGAGGAGGTTGCAGATGAAAGGGCTTGTGGAACTTATCCCCAACATGGGGGTTAGACTTACGGAGCAAGGCCTAAAGATTCTTTCAAACTACCTCTGGAAATCTGCTATACTAGAGGTACTTCTAGCTAGGGCAGGCGTCGATATCGATAATTGCAGGGGTATGGGCCTAAGAATGGCAGAAGGTCTTTCCGACGAGGATGCATGGATCCTGTATAAGGTTCTAGGAGAGCCTAAATATTGCCCGCATAAGAAGCCGATAATACCTCCGGACGAGATTAACGCGGAGAACGCTCGCCAAATAGCATTATGCTGTGGAATTAGCATTCTACAGATTCCAAACAACCGTCTACAGCCGCCTAGCTAG
- a CDS encoding DUF424 domain-containing protein: MFYIRRVETPEGLVMVLVTDEDVMERAVYDEERGVRIIVSRSFYGGSLGTEADAIKTIEKADIIVLTGEKSVSIGVRMGLVNPDSVLEVKGIKQVQVFKFSY, encoded by the coding sequence ATGTTCTATATCAGGAGGGTTGAGACGCCTGAGGGTCTTGTGATGGTTCTGGTTACGGATGAGGATGTGATGGAGAGGGCTGTTTACGATGAGGAGAGGGGCGTTAGAATAATAGTTAGCAGGAGCTTCTACGGAGGTAGTCTAGGCACCGAGGCGGATGCTATTAAGACTATAGAGAAGGCCGACATAATCGTCCTTACAGGGGAGAAGAGCGTGTCCATAGGTGTTAGAATGGGCCTCGTAAATCCCGACAGCGTGCTCGAGGTTAAGGGTATAAAGCAGGTTCAAGTCTTCAAATTCTCATACTAA
- the proC gene encoding pyrroline-5-carboxylate reductase, which translates to MKTGAVPKGLRVAVLGVGKIGGAIVKSLLSCGAVVTGTGRRRETLERISRLGAEATVDNRLAAKVSDVVILSVKPYQLPRLLEEIRDVMEGKIVVSVVAGVRLSTLSRALEGSHVYRAMPNINALIGRSTTAVAEYTGDKRASFVESILSCMGSVYWIPEEWMDVWTALVGSMPAYVAVMIDSLTLGGVSAGLPREVAFKAVIDTLGATAEHLGKRDIHPSVLRDEVTTPAGTTIEGLKVIEGEGVDAALIRTVEAAARRAAAIGEAIDNEVRRSLNLR; encoded by the coding sequence TTGAAGACTGGGGCGGTCCCTAAGGGTCTGAGAGTAGCTGTGCTTGGCGTAGGAAAAATAGGCGGTGCAATAGTCAAGTCGCTACTCAGCTGTGGCGCGGTCGTTACAGGCACTGGTAGGCGGAGGGAAACTCTCGAGAGGATTTCACGCTTAGGGGCTGAGGCGACTGTTGACAACAGGCTAGCGGCTAAGGTTTCTGACGTTGTTATACTTAGTGTAAAACCCTACCAGCTACCGCGCCTCCTTGAGGAGATCCGGGATGTGATGGAGGGGAAGATAGTTGTAAGTGTAGTGGCCGGAGTAAGACTTTCGACCCTTTCCCGAGCCTTGGAGGGAAGCCATGTCTATAGGGCAATGCCAAACATAAACGCTCTCATAGGGAGGAGCACAACTGCAGTTGCTGAGTATACAGGAGACAAGCGTGCCTCCTTTGTCGAGTCAATACTCTCCTGTATGGGAAGCGTTTACTGGATACCGGAGGAGTGGATGGACGTGTGGACCGCCCTTGTGGGGAGTATGCCCGCCTATGTGGCGGTTATGATAGACTCTCTAACCTTGGGCGGAGTCTCGGCTGGCCTGCCTAGGGAGGTCGCCTTTAAAGCTGTAATAGATACTTTAGGGGCTACAGCAGAGCATCTAGGTAAAAGGGATATACATCCGTCCGTCCTTAGGGATGAGGTTACAACCCCGGCAGGTACCACTATAGAAGGCCTCAAGGTTATTGAGGGGGAGGGCGTCGACGCCGCTCTAATACGTACGGTCGAAGCAGCTGCTAGACGGGCGGCAGCTATTGGAGAGGCTATTGATAATGAAGTTAGAAGAAGTCTCAACCTGCGGTAG
- a CDS encoding universal stress protein codes for MAKVLEHILLPLDLSEVSKPLAISVAELASRHKSRVTLLHVIEEAMVIHVAAGYDVSSLIRSIEKNAREKLDKIKKLMMEKGANVVVYEDIPVGNPGTVISEVAEEVGATEIVMGSKGLGIFRILPLGSTVRETVKISRKPVIRLKTYKENGHVKVAYSPMLFRKILVGADRNTSKSMIDYAVNAASTDDGKVILAHIIEPPLEEPSYEVKNVFKYGEKAGEERGVEVEIVVARGRPDKMLTAIASQMDASSVLVGRTVERRLSELILGSTLDRLMTLCELPLIVYPL; via the coding sequence TTGGCAAAAGTTTTAGAACACATCCTACTACCCCTGGATCTATCGGAGGTCTCTAAGCCGCTGGCCATTTCTGTAGCCGAGCTAGCGTCTAGACACAAATCCAGGGTAACCCTACTCCATGTAATCGAAGAGGCTATGGTTATACATGTCGCAGCCGGTTACGACGTCTCGAGCCTCATACGCTCTATCGAGAAGAATGCGAGGGAGAAGCTGGATAAGATCAAGAAACTTATGATGGAGAAGGGAGCAAATGTTGTAGTGTACGAGGACATACCTGTTGGCAACCCGGGGACCGTGATTAGTGAGGTAGCGGAGGAGGTAGGTGCCACGGAGATCGTTATGGGTAGTAAAGGACTCGGAATCTTCAGAATACTCCCCCTGGGCTCGACGGTGAGAGAGACGGTAAAGATTTCTAGAAAACCTGTGATAAGACTTAAGACATATAAGGAGAATGGTCATGTAAAAGTGGCCTACAGCCCTATGCTCTTCAGGAAGATTCTGGTCGGTGCCGACAGAAACACCTCAAAATCTATGATAGACTATGCGGTGAACGCCGCTTCAACGGACGATGGAAAGGTTATACTCGCACACATAATAGAACCCCCCCTCGAGGAGCCTAGCTACGAGGTCAAAAACGTTTTCAAATACGGGGAGAAGGCGGGTGAAGAGAGGGGTGTCGAGGTGGAGATAGTAGTAGCCCGGGGGAGGCCGGATAAAATGCTCACTGCAATAGCCTCACAGATGGATGCGAGCAGCGTGCTAGTCGGTAGGACTGTGGAGAGGAGGCTTAGCGAGCTCATCCTCGGTTCAACTTTAGACAGATTAATGACCCTGTGCGAGCTACCGCTAATCGTATACCCACTTTGA
- a CDS encoding DUF1646 domain-containing protein gives MAELFIPDEPIIEVTAVLSAILILVLVLPFKVRIVEENLEAFFFIMGLLGVATIYYYGILPTPDSLIGLFIKAFKTPLAIAHVGPIPIGIVQAVVFFGLVFYFFHKHIYSILASTMEKVGIPVFAFILTFLLGLISSVISVIVTAVILAEIAAALNISRERKVKYVVYASFAVGIGAALTPLGEPLSTIAISKLNAHFTYLIDILGVYIVPGIAVSAVAAAYSLRGEVYREGLVKFVYEESINEILLRGFRVFLFVAALELLGASFTPMVKWYFAQLPSWALYWINTISAVVDNATLTAAEMGPFLTEEQIRSALMSLLISGGMLIPGNIPNIVAAGRLRITMNEWARVGVPFGIALLLAYFIVIEVLDIHITLSF, from the coding sequence GTGGCAGAACTCTTCATTCCAGACGAGCCTATTATCGAGGTGACGGCTGTCCTTAGCGCTATTCTAATCCTAGTTTTAGTCCTCCCTTTCAAGGTTAGGATTGTAGAGGAGAACCTTGAAGCATTCTTCTTCATTATGGGTCTTCTGGGTGTTGCAACGATTTACTACTACGGTATACTGCCTACACCGGACTCACTCATAGGCCTATTCATAAAGGCGTTCAAGACCCCCTTGGCTATTGCCCATGTTGGTCCCATACCCATAGGGATAGTTCAGGCCGTCGTATTCTTCGGTCTTGTCTTCTACTTCTTCCACAAGCACATATACTCTATCCTGGCCTCCACGATGGAAAAAGTCGGCATACCAGTCTTCGCCTTCATATTAACATTCCTGCTAGGCCTCATATCAAGCGTTATCTCGGTAATAGTTACAGCTGTGATACTAGCCGAAATAGCAGCAGCTCTTAACATCTCAAGAGAGCGTAAGGTGAAGTACGTTGTCTACGCCTCTTTCGCCGTAGGCATTGGCGCGGCCCTCACACCCCTCGGAGAACCCCTATCCACTATAGCAATCTCCAAGCTCAACGCTCACTTCACCTACCTCATAGACATACTTGGTGTCTATATAGTTCCCGGAATAGCCGTCTCGGCAGTAGCCGCCGCCTACAGTCTCCGGGGGGAGGTGTATAGGGAGGGGCTAGTCAAGTTTGTCTACGAGGAGAGCATAAACGAAATCCTCCTCAGAGGATTCAGGGTCTTCCTCTTCGTTGCTGCGCTAGAGCTTCTGGGAGCCTCCTTCACCCCCATGGTAAAATGGTATTTCGCACAGCTTCCCTCATGGGCTCTCTACTGGATAAACACTATTTCAGCTGTTGTTGACAACGCCACCCTAACAGCAGCTGAGATGGGACCGTTCCTCACGGAGGAGCAGATAAGGAGCGCCTTAATGTCTCTCCTCATATCAGGCGGTATGCTCATACCCGGCAACATACCCAATATAGTCGCCGCTGGCAGGCTCAGAATAACTATGAACGAGTGGGCAAGGGTCGGTGTACCGTTCGGGATAGCGCTCCTTCTGGCCTACTTTATCGTGATAGAGGTCCTAGACATACACATAACCCTAAGTTTTTGA
- a CDS encoding gamma-glutamyltransferase family protein, whose product MAKASAESLGGTVASEESIASYIGAGILSSGGNAVDAAVATSLALTVLIPHLGGVGGDFFMLYRSPEGRVFFVNGSGFAPRRLTREEVLGRGLQEIPESGPLSPTTPGYLAGLYHSWRSFGTMEWASLVKPARLLASRGFPLPPSTARSLKLRRECLEADPGSREAVLKTLPREEGSPARLPGLAALLSGVEEDPLYLYQGEPAEALEEYLASIGGVMGAEDLAGTRGFTAEPLYSEYRGWKVWEMPPNTQGVTTLHLLMLLEEEELPEPFSPERVDILAGLARMAYSIRDRYVGDPRYMPIDPHELARKETLLKLLGQEESNGSKATGDTTFFAVADREGGIVAGIQSLFYPWGSCVTEPRFQVTLNNRARGFTLKEGLPSTLRPGAFPLHTLSSVIMEQRERVIALGASGGHLRPQQHALFVTNIVDYGMNVLDAINAPRAVWDPGRGEILCEEGFGCRPSWRKVERIGVANAVEVAGSVKRGYTDMRGDGLPAVAP is encoded by the coding sequence GTGGCTAAGGCTTCGGCGGAATCATTGGGAGGTACGGTCGCTAGCGAGGAGTCTATCGCCAGCTATATAGGAGCGGGGATCCTATCGTCTGGGGGCAACGCTGTGGACGCTGCTGTAGCAACCTCATTAGCATTGACAGTGCTCATTCCCCACCTCGGAGGCGTGGGTGGCGACTTCTTCATGCTATACCGTTCACCCGAGGGGAGGGTGTTCTTCGTGAACGGAAGCGGCTTCGCGCCTAGGAGGCTCACGAGGGAGGAAGTGCTTGGAAGGGGCCTGCAGGAGATACCGGAGTCAGGCCCCCTATCACCAACAACCCCGGGTTATCTCGCGGGGCTATACCACTCGTGGAGGAGCTTCGGCACAATGGAGTGGGCTAGCCTTGTAAAGCCGGCTAGACTACTAGCATCTAGAGGCTTCCCTCTACCCCCCTCAACCGCCAGATCGCTGAAGCTCAGGAGGGAGTGTTTAGAGGCGGATCCTGGGAGTAGGGAGGCAGTGCTTAAGACGCTTCCCCGCGAGGAGGGCTCTCCAGCCCGCCTCCCAGGCCTTGCCGCCCTACTGTCAGGGGTTGAGGAGGACCCCCTATACCTGTACCAGGGCGAGCCTGCGGAGGCGCTGGAGGAGTACCTAGCGTCGATAGGTGGCGTGATGGGGGCTGAGGACCTGGCTGGGACCCGTGGGTTCACAGCAGAGCCTCTCTACTCTGAATACCGGGGCTGGAAGGTGTGGGAGATGCCCCCGAACACCCAAGGCGTCACAACCCTTCACCTTCTAATGCTCCTTGAGGAGGAGGAGCTCCCGGAGCCGTTCTCCCCAGAGAGGGTTGATATCCTGGCTGGCCTTGCTAGGATGGCTTATTCTATCCGCGACAGGTATGTAGGTGATCCCAGGTACATGCCTATAGACCCGCATGAGCTCGCGCGCAAGGAGACGCTTCTGAAGTTGCTTGGCCAAGAAGAGTCCAATGGCAGTAAGGCCACGGGGGACACTACCTTCTTCGCAGTTGCCGACAGGGAGGGTGGGATTGTGGCAGGCATACAGAGCCTATTCTACCCGTGGGGGAGCTGCGTGACGGAACCCAGGTTCCAGGTGACGCTGAACAACAGGGCTAGGGGGTTTACACTAAAAGAGGGGCTTCCCAGCACGCTGAGGCCAGGTGCCTTCCCCCTTCACACTCTCTCCTCGGTAATCATGGAGCAGAGGGAGAGAGTTATAGCTCTGGGAGCTAGTGGAGGCCACCTAAGGCCACAGCAGCACGCCCTCTTCGTCACCAACATAGTAGACTATGGCATGAACGTGTTGGACGCTATAAACGCCCCTCGAGCCGTCTGGGACCCCGGCAGGGGCGAGATTCTATGTGAGGAAGGCTTCGGCTGCCGCCCAAGCTGGAGGAAGGTGGAGCGGATAGGCGTAGCGAACGCCGTCGAAGTAGCTGGAAGTGTCAAGAGGGGCTATACAGATATGAGGGGGGACGGCCTACCAGCAGTGGCCCCCTAG
- a CDS encoding CdvA-like protein yields the protein MAIKVDTFYGVIGSEVRDEYERVVGTLVSFSSNVDGEIQSIELKIVDRGIERIPGGRVKIVDGKIVVVPEWKYEATRVIEALERAYKRRRAVENIAKQSSIPSSIVENMKRQLTEEIKRLKIKAEEAKTRIKERIAEIDDEMLHIAGATANLQMLYFSGEISDRSYTSGMNHLRKLNDSLEREKSDAKRVLDKLEKTYEAATNVLEAPAPSKPEGEKSIQAKGEKQGPGKAPEKRDGELIVKIEEA from the coding sequence ATGGCTATAAAAGTTGACACATTCTATGGCGTCATCGGGAGCGAGGTTAGGGACGAGTATGAAAGGGTTGTGGGCACACTCGTCAGCTTCTCCAGTAATGTAGACGGGGAGATACAGAGTATAGAGCTGAAGATAGTCGATAGGGGTATAGAGAGGATACCCGGAGGCCGCGTCAAGATCGTCGACGGCAAGATAGTTGTAGTCCCCGAGTGGAAATACGAGGCCACCAGGGTCATCGAGGCTCTGGAGCGGGCCTACAAGAGGAGGAGGGCGGTTGAGAACATTGCCAAGCAAAGCAGCATACCCTCCTCAATAGTGGAGAACATGAAGAGACAGCTAACGGAGGAGATAAAGAGGCTTAAGATAAAGGCGGAAGAGGCCAAAACTAGGATTAAAGAGAGAATAGCCGAGATAGATGACGAGATGCTCCACATAGCAGGGGCTACAGCTAACCTTCAGATGCTCTACTTCAGCGGAGAGATAAGTGATAGAAGCTACACAAGCGGCATGAACCATCTAAGGAAGCTCAACGACTCCCTTGAGAGGGAGAAGAGTGACGCAAAGAGGGTGCTAGATAAGCTCGAGAAGACGTATGAGGCGGCTACAAACGTCCTCGAAGCACCAGCACCTTCCAAGCCCGAGGGCGAGAAGAGTATCCAGGCTAAGGGCGAGAAGCAGGGGCCAGGCAAGGCACCCGAAAAGAGAGACGGAGAGCTAATAGTCAAGATAGAGGAAGCTTAA